In Miscanthus floridulus cultivar M001 chromosome 5, ASM1932011v1, whole genome shotgun sequence, one genomic interval encodes:
- the LOC136449452 gene encoding BTB/POZ domain and ankyrin repeat-containing protein NPR1-like, translated as MEPMDSQLTAVALSDSDSGSVEGAAAADAADADLQALRRLSENLAAAFRSPDDFAFLSDARILVPGAPDLGVHRCVLCARSPFLRDVFARRAAASAGEEKDKGKDWEKVELRDLLGEEVEVGYEALRLVLDYLYSGRVAALPKAACLCVDEDACAHVGCRPAVAFMAQVLFAASTFDVAELTNLFQRRLLDVLDKVEVDNLPLILSVANLCNKSCVKLLERCLDVVVRSNLDMIALEKALPPDVVKEIVDARLSLGLVSPEDKGFPNIHVRRVHRALDSDDVELVRMLLKEGKTNLDDAYALHYAVEHCDSKITTELLDLALADVNHRNPRGYTVLHVAALRREPKIIVSLLTKGARPSDLTFDHRKAVQISKRLTKHGDYFGPTEDGKPSPKDRLCIEILEQAERRDPQLGEASVSLATEGDSARGRLLYLENRVALARILFPMEARVAMDIAQVDGTLEFTEIQRTVDLNDTPFTMKEEHLARMRALSKTVELGKRFFPRCSKVLDKIMDDETELACLGRDTSTEKKRRFHDLQDLVQKAFSEDKEENDRSARSSSSSSTTSIGAVRPRR; from the exons ATGGAGCCCATGGACAGCCAGCTCACCGCCGTCGCGCTCTCCGACTCCGACAGCGGCTCCGTCGAGGGCGCCGCCGCAGCCGACGCGGCGGACGCCGACCTGCAGGCGCTCCGCCGCCTCTCCGAGAACCTCGCGGCGGCGTTCCGCTCCCCCGACGACTTCGCCTTCCTCTCCGACGCGCGCATCTTGGTGCCCGGCGCGCCCGACCTCGGCGTGCACCGCTGCGTGCTCTGCGCGCGCAGCCCCTTCCTGCGCGACGTCTTCGCGCGCCGCGCCGCTGCCAGCGCCGGCGAGGAGAAGGATAAGGGCAAGGACTGGGAAAAGGTGGAGCTTAGGGACCTCCTCGGCGAGGAGGTCGAGGTCGGGTACGAGGCCCTGCGGCTGGTGCTCGACTACCTCTACAGCGGCCGCGTCGCCGCCCTGCCCAAGGCGGCCTGCCTCTGCGTCGACGAGGACGCCTGCGCGCACGTCGGCTGCCGCCCCGCCGTCGCCTTCATGGCGCAGGTCCTCTTCGCCGCGTCCACCTTCGACGTCGCCGAGCTCACCAACCTCTTCCAG CGGCGTCTCCTTGATGTCCTTGACAAGGTTGAAGTGGACAACCTCCCATTGATCTTATCTGTTGCCAACTTATGCAACAAATCTTGTGTGAAACTGCTTGAGAGATGCCTTGATGTAGTAGTTCGGTCAAATCTTGACATGATTGCTCTTGAGAAGGCGTTGCCTCCAGATGTTGTCAAAGAAATTGTTGATGCGAGGCTAAGTCTTGGATTAGTTTCACCAGAGGACAAGGGCTTCCCTAACATACATGTAAGAAGAGTACACAGAGCGCTGGATTCTGATGACGTGGAGCTAGTCCGAATGCTACTCAAGGAAGGAAAAACTAATCTTGATGATGCATATGCGTTACACTATGCTGTCGAACATTGCGACTCGAAGATCACAACAGAACTTCTGGATCTCGCACTTGCAGATGTTAATCATAGGAACCCAAGAGGTTATACAGTTCTTCACGTTGCTGCTCTGAGAAGGGAACCTAAAATCATTGTCTCTCTTTTGACCAAGGGAGCTCGGCCATCAGATCTCACATTTGATCACAGAAAAGCAGTACAGATCTCTAAACGACTTACAAAGCATGGAGATTACTTTGGGCCTACTGAGGACGGAAAGCCTTCTCCTAAAGATAGATTATGTATTGAGATACTAGAGCAAGCTGAAAGAAGGGATCCGCAACTTGGAGAAGCATCAGTTTCTCTTGCGACAGAAGGAGACTCTGCACGTGGAAGGTTGCTCTACCTTGAAAACCGAG TTGCTTTAGCTAGGATATTGTTTCCCATGGAGGCAAGGGTAGCAATGGACATTGCTCAAGTTGATGGAACACTGGAATTTACCGAGATACAGCGGACAGTTGACCTGAACGATACTCCGTTCACAATGAAGGAAGAACACTTGGCTAGGATGAGAGCCCTATCCAAAACAG TGGAACTCGGGAAGCGCTTCTTCCCACGGTGTTCAAAAGTGCTCGACAAGATCATGGATGACGAAACCGAGCTGGCTTGCCTTGGGCGAGACACATCcacggagaagaagaggaggttcCATGATCTGCAGGACTTGGTTCAGAAGGCATTCAGCGAGGACAAGGAGGAGAACGACAGGTCGGCccggtcatcttcttcctcgtcgacaaCTTCGATCGGAGCCGTCCGGCCTCGGAGATGA